One Agelaius phoeniceus isolate bAgePho1 chromosome 6, bAgePho1.hap1, whole genome shotgun sequence DNA window includes the following coding sequences:
- the DIO3 gene encoding thyroxine 5-deiodinase isoform X2, with protein MLTMPTAEEAASASEEPPPDDPPVCVSDSNRMFTLESLKAVWHGQKLDFFKSAHVGSLAPNPEVIQLDGQKRLRILDFARGKRPLILNFGSCTUPPFMARLRSFQRLAAHFVDIADFLLVYIEEAHPSDGWVSSDAAYNIPKHQCLQDRLRAAQLMREGAPDCPLAVDTMDNASSAAYGAYFERLYIIQEEKVMYQGGRGPEGYKISELRRWLDQYKTRLQSPSTVVIQV; from the coding sequence ATGCTGACGATGCCCACGGCGGAGGAGGCGGCCAGCGCCAGCGAGGAGCCGCCCCCCGACGACCCCCCGGTCTGCGTGTCCGACTCCAACCGCATGTTCACGCTGGAGTCGCTGAAAGCCGTGTGGCACGGGCAGAAGCTGGACTTCTTCAAGTCGGCGCACGTGGGTTCCTTGGCCCCTAACCCCGAGGTGATCCAGCTGGACGGGCAGAAGAGGCTCCGCATCCTGGACTTCGCCCGCGGCAAGAGACCCCTCATCCTCAACTTCGGCAGCTGCACCTGACCCCCGTTCATGGCCCGCCTGAGGTCCTTCCAGCGCCTGGCCGCGCACTTCGTGGACATTGCCGACTTCCTGCTGGTGTACATTGAAGAAGCACACCCCTCCGACGGCTGGGTCAGCTCGGATGCAGCCTACAACATCCCCAAGCACCAGTGCCTCCAGGACAGGCTGCGGGCAGCTCAGCTGATGAGGGAAGGGGCGCCCGATTGCCCCCTGGCCGTGGACACCATGGACAATGCTTCCAGCGCCGCCTACGGTGCCTACTTCGAGAGGCTCTACATCATCCAGGAGGAGAAGGTGATGTACCAGGGAGGCAGAGGACCAGAGGGCTACAAGATCTCGGAGCTGAGGAGATGGCTAGACCAGTACAAAACCCGGCTCCAGAGCCCCAGCACGGTGGTCATCCAAGTGTAA
- the DIO3 gene encoding thyroxine 5-deiodinase isoform X1 translates to MLHSVGVHTLQLLTQAAACILLFPRFLLTAVMLWLLDFLCIRKKMLTMPTAEEAASASEEPPPDDPPVCVSDSNRMFTLESLKAVWHGQKLDFFKSAHVGSLAPNPEVIQLDGQKRLRILDFARGKRPLILNFGSCTUPPFMARLRSFQRLAAHFVDIADFLLVYIEEAHPSDGWVSSDAAYNIPKHQCLQDRLRAAQLMREGAPDCPLAVDTMDNASSAAYGAYFERLYIIQEEKVMYQGGRGPEGYKISELRRWLDQYKTRLQSPSTVVIQV, encoded by the coding sequence ATGCTCCACTCCGTCGGCGTTCACACCTTGCAGCTGCTCACCCAGGCGGCCGCCTGCATCCTCCTATTTCCCCGCTTCCTGCTCACCGCCGTGATGCTCTGGCTCCTGGATTTTCTGTGCATTAGGAAGAAGATGCTGACGATGCCCACGGCGGAGGAGGCGGCCAGCGCCAGCGAGGAGCCGCCCCCCGACGACCCCCCGGTCTGCGTGTCCGACTCCAACCGCATGTTCACGCTGGAGTCGCTGAAAGCCGTGTGGCACGGGCAGAAGCTGGACTTCTTCAAGTCGGCGCACGTGGGTTCCTTGGCCCCTAACCCCGAGGTGATCCAGCTGGACGGGCAGAAGAGGCTCCGCATCCTGGACTTCGCCCGCGGCAAGAGACCCCTCATCCTCAACTTCGGCAGCTGCACCTGACCCCCGTTCATGGCCCGCCTGAGGTCCTTCCAGCGCCTGGCCGCGCACTTCGTGGACATTGCCGACTTCCTGCTGGTGTACATTGAAGAAGCACACCCCTCCGACGGCTGGGTCAGCTCGGATGCAGCCTACAACATCCCCAAGCACCAGTGCCTCCAGGACAGGCTGCGGGCAGCTCAGCTGATGAGGGAAGGGGCGCCCGATTGCCCCCTGGCCGTGGACACCATGGACAATGCTTCCAGCGCCGCCTACGGTGCCTACTTCGAGAGGCTCTACATCATCCAGGAGGAGAAGGTGATGTACCAGGGAGGCAGAGGACCAGAGGGCTACAAGATCTCGGAGCTGAGGAGATGGCTAGACCAGTACAAAACCCGGCTCCAGAGCCCCAGCACGGTGGTCATCCAAGTGTAA